In a single window of the Nocardioides massiliensis genome:
- a CDS encoding LLM class flavin-dependent oxidoreductase → MTSSLRIGLRVPPCKPVAELGEFAAEVERAGFDDIYVPDSQVLWRDAWMTLFAAAQATQRIGLGTAVTNVATRHPSVVASLARTVAEAADGRFRLGLGVGNSSVEPIGLSPSTGAELRNGIVAIRRLLAGEEASFGEASVRLRDPYPGVPVLVAASGPRNLRLAGEVADGAVLLSGVSTPLLTRAVGLVREGAEAAGRDPESVEIIVSAHARVTDDIERDARILKPICAGIAQHGGRSALASAGLEIEVPSHVPEIYPDLVHAEDWDLAVEHCSRWVSDEDAVTFARAFALFGTPEEIVARMRDAESLGATTIFLQHVGSYDLPYSLRDDIAAKVLPLLGVDDR, encoded by the coding sequence ATGACGTCCTCGTTGCGGATCGGCCTGCGCGTCCCGCCGTGCAAGCCGGTGGCGGAGCTGGGCGAGTTCGCCGCCGAGGTCGAGCGCGCCGGCTTCGACGACATCTACGTGCCGGACTCGCAGGTGCTGTGGCGCGACGCGTGGATGACACTCTTCGCCGCCGCGCAGGCCACGCAACGGATCGGACTGGGGACGGCGGTGACCAACGTGGCCACGCGCCACCCCAGCGTCGTCGCGTCGCTGGCGCGGACGGTCGCCGAGGCCGCGGACGGCCGGTTCCGGCTCGGCCTGGGTGTCGGCAACAGCTCCGTCGAGCCCATCGGCCTCTCGCCGAGCACGGGTGCGGAGCTCCGCAACGGCATCGTCGCTATCCGGCGCCTGCTCGCGGGCGAGGAAGCCAGCTTCGGCGAGGCTTCGGTCCGGCTGCGTGACCCTTATCCAGGCGTACCGGTGCTGGTGGCAGCCAGCGGCCCGCGCAACCTGCGCCTTGCAGGCGAGGTCGCCGACGGTGCGGTCCTGCTCAGTGGCGTCTCGACGCCACTGCTCACCCGTGCCGTGGGTCTGGTGCGCGAAGGTGCCGAGGCGGCCGGTCGGGACCCGGAGTCCGTCGAGATCATCGTCTCGGCCCACGCCCGGGTCACCGACGACATCGAGCGCGACGCCCGGATCCTGAAGCCGATCTGTGCGGGCATCGCCCAGCACGGTGGCCGCAGCGCGCTGGCGAGCGCCGGTCTGGAGATCGAGGTGCCGTCGCACGTCCCCGAGATCTACCCGGACCTGGTGCACGCGGAGGACTGGGACCTGGCCGTCGAGCACTGCTCACGCTGGGTGAGCGACGAGGACGCGGTGACCTTCGCGCGTGCTTTCGCGCTGTTCGGTACGCCGGAGGAGATCGTCGCCCGCATGCGGGACGCGGAGTCGCTCGGCGCCACGACGATCTTCTTGCAGCACGTCGGCTCCTACGACCTCCCGTACTCCCTGCGCGACGACATCGCTGCGAAGGTGCTGCCGCTCCTCGGTGTCGATGACCGCTGA
- a CDS encoding alpha/beta fold hydrolase, translating to MTIWTELSDVPFAVEYVDAGGLRTRALRAGSGEPIIMLHGTSGHLEAFVRNVAVLSEHYDCHAVDMMGHGYTDSPQVPYRIPGYVQHVLDYLDAQGIESAHFIGESLGGWVAGRLAADHPERVRTLALVAAGGTVANPEVMERIKASTRRAVMTDDRDLTRARLELLMHDPVNVTEELVDVRHTIYHRPSFVENIDHLLCLQEMENRTQDLLTPEQMGRITAPTRVVWGAENPFGDVPEARAMSAAIPGSELAIYPECGHWPQHEHADRFNKETLEFLAAQR from the coding sequence CCGAACTCTCTGATGTCCCCTTCGCCGTCGAGTACGTCGACGCGGGCGGCCTGCGTACCCGCGCCCTGCGCGCCGGCAGCGGCGAGCCGATCATCATGCTGCACGGCACCAGCGGACACCTGGAGGCCTTCGTCCGCAACGTCGCGGTGCTGTCGGAGCACTACGACTGCCACGCGGTCGACATGATGGGCCACGGCTACACCGACAGCCCGCAGGTGCCCTACCGGATCCCGGGCTATGTCCAGCACGTCCTGGACTACCTCGACGCCCAAGGCATCGAGTCCGCCCACTTCATCGGTGAGTCCCTGGGCGGCTGGGTCGCAGGTCGCCTTGCGGCCGACCACCCCGAGCGGGTGCGCACCCTCGCGCTCGTCGCCGCCGGCGGCACCGTTGCCAACCCTGAGGTGATGGAGCGGATCAAGGCCAGCACCCGACGCGCAGTGATGACCGACGATCGTGACCTGACCCGGGCCCGCCTGGAGCTCCTGATGCACGACCCGGTCAACGTCACCGAGGAGCTGGTCGACGTCCGCCACACGATCTACCACCGGCCGAGCTTCGTCGAGAACATCGACCACCTGCTCTGCCTGCAGGAGATGGAGAACCGGACCCAGGACCTGCTCACCCCCGAGCAGATGGGTCGCATCACGGCCCCGACCCGCGTGGTCTGGGGTGCGGAGAACCCGTTCGGCGACGTCCCCGAGGCGCGAGCGATGAGCGCCGCGATCCCGGGCTCCGAGCTTGCGATCTATCCCGAGTGCGGGCACTGGCCGCAGCACGAGCACGCCGACCGCTTCAACAAGGAGACGCTCGAGTTCCTGGCAGCTCAGCGATGA
- a CDS encoding TetR/AcrR family transcriptional regulator, whose amino-acid sequence MSDAMDQITSQPRGNGSRDRALNAEMIARQALTLADEGGLEKLTVRSLANALGIGTMTFYGYFRSKEEILDAMADEALGSLQLPEGPPDESPRQAIESVASAFRGLMRDHPSIAQILSSRVTTSQRARRGAMEVVIDRLMRSGIPGPLAVKSYGFLMIYALGFAGYQAVRPWGSDGAPADEVDESELRRQQRHYYAALPRAEFPRLVELRDELIELPGEEQFRFGVSCLCDIVEATLDISSPS is encoded by the coding sequence GTGAGCGACGCCATGGACCAGATCACCTCACAGCCCCGCGGCAACGGCTCGCGTGACCGAGCCCTGAACGCCGAGATGATCGCCCGACAGGCGTTGACCCTCGCCGACGAAGGCGGACTGGAGAAGCTGACCGTCCGCAGTCTCGCCAACGCACTCGGCATCGGCACCATGACGTTCTACGGCTACTTCCGCTCCAAGGAAGAGATCCTGGACGCGATGGCCGACGAGGCCCTCGGCTCCCTCCAACTTCCGGAGGGACCGCCCGACGAGTCGCCGCGCCAGGCCATCGAGAGCGTCGCATCGGCCTTCCGCGGCCTGATGCGCGACCATCCCTCGATCGCCCAGATCCTCTCGTCGCGGGTCACCACCAGCCAGCGGGCGCGCCGCGGAGCGATGGAGGTCGTCATCGACCGGCTCATGCGCAGTGGCATCCCCGGACCGCTGGCGGTCAAGAGCTACGGCTTCCTGATGATCTATGCCCTCGGGTTCGCCGGCTACCAAGCCGTGCGCCCATGGGGAAGCGACGGCGCTCCGGCCGACGAGGTCGACGAGTCGGAGCTGCGCCGACAGCAGCGCCACTACTACGCCGCCCTCCCCCGGGCCGAGTTCCCCCGGCTCGTGGAGCTGCGCGACGAGCTGATCGAGCTGCCGGGCGAGGAGCAGTTCCGGTTCGGCGTGTCATGCCTGTGCGACATCGTCGAGGCGACGCTCGACATCTCCTCGCCCAGCTGA
- a CDS encoding M20 family metallopeptidase, with the protein MTSLDQAVAQVMGHVSPDLLREIVVGLVDIPSPTGEEAPLAAWAAQHLADAGVEARPQPIDDRQANAVGRVRGAGDGRSLLLYAPIDTLTTGNADEDEPWAADRLRPDMQPVAQVDGDHVIGLGASNPKGHAACVMAATEAIRASGIELAGDLWVGLGAGGMPTNRRARPDLPRENAGQGVGCSFMLEQGIFPDHAVIAKPGGAVAWEEVGLCWFDVTVRGTFSYVGSRHRMPYVNPIVEAGKVVAALEEWFPEYSARHTAGLVAPQGNIGSIRAGYHHMPAVSPASCVLRVDLRTSPDAPPNQVAREFGELIDRVRARHPELQVDWDMVLAIPGTRTPQDDPVVVAAVDAYVAERGRPHEPIVANSGATDANILRGRGVPTARIGMDRIGPDAPLALDFPAGMNVVDVREMERLTRWLVRTALTICR; encoded by the coding sequence GTGACGTCTCTCGACCAGGCGGTCGCGCAGGTGATGGGCCACGTCAGCCCTGACCTGCTGCGCGAGATCGTCGTCGGCCTGGTGGACATCCCGAGCCCGACGGGGGAGGAGGCGCCGCTGGCCGCGTGGGCCGCGCAGCACCTCGCCGACGCCGGGGTCGAGGCCCGCCCGCAACCGATCGACGACCGCCAGGCGAACGCCGTCGGTCGCGTGCGGGGTGCCGGCGACGGGCGCTCGTTGCTGCTCTACGCGCCGATCGACACCCTGACCACGGGCAACGCGGACGAGGACGAGCCCTGGGCCGCGGATCGTCTGCGCCCCGACATGCAACCGGTCGCCCAGGTCGACGGCGATCACGTCATCGGCCTCGGGGCGAGCAACCCCAAGGGCCACGCCGCGTGCGTGATGGCGGCGACCGAGGCCATCAGGGCCAGCGGGATCGAGCTCGCGGGCGACCTCTGGGTCGGCCTCGGTGCCGGGGGCATGCCGACGAACCGGCGGGCGCGCCCCGACCTCCCGCGCGAGAACGCCGGTCAGGGGGTCGGTTGCTCGTTCATGCTCGAGCAGGGGATCTTCCCCGACCACGCCGTGATCGCCAAGCCCGGTGGGGCCGTCGCGTGGGAGGAGGTCGGTCTGTGCTGGTTCGACGTCACGGTGCGCGGCACCTTCAGCTACGTCGGTAGCCGGCACCGGATGCCGTACGTGAACCCGATCGTGGAGGCCGGCAAGGTCGTCGCCGCGCTGGAGGAGTGGTTCCCGGAGTACTCCGCTCGCCACACGGCGGGCCTGGTCGCACCCCAGGGCAACATCGGATCGATCCGCGCCGGCTACCACCACATGCCGGCGGTGTCCCCCGCGTCCTGCGTGCTGCGCGTCGACCTGCGCACCAGCCCGGATGCGCCGCCCAACCAGGTGGCGCGCGAGTTCGGCGAGCTGATCGACCGGGTCCGTGCCCGGCACCCGGAGCTGCAGGTGGACTGGGACATGGTGCTGGCGATCCCCGGCACCCGTACGCCACAGGACGACCCGGTGGTCGTCGCCGCGGTCGACGCCTACGTCGCCGAGCGCGGCCGGCCGCACGAGCCGATCGTCGCGAACAGCGGCGCGACCGATGCCAACATCCTGCGGGGGCGAGGCGTTCCGACAGCCCGGATCGGCATGGACCGGATCGGGCCGGACGCACCGTTGGCGTTGGACTTCCCCGCCGGGATGAACGTGGTGGACGTGCGCGAGATGGAGCGGTTGACCCGGTGGCTGGTCCGCACCGCGCTCACCATCTGCCGCTGA
- a CDS encoding alpha/beta fold hydrolase, which yields MRLAHRLTGGRDGVPVLFLHGGGPGCASYTDFRTAAAAIAPERPHLFVDLAQYGASEAPRHSEPAFDYHVRQLTATLDLLEIPHVDVVAQSLGGSVAMLMAATSPERVGRLVATGSQPVPDDRSDTSLAVQARSRYYGGEGPTWLKMRELMAQLEWCDGSRIPEVTVRERYGSSITPWAMAVADGTGRGTPQSLDAQIPAVGAPTLLVWGAQDPFASPAYAATITGRMPRGELVVLDETAHHPQAERPDDYARVVNEFLDRKDHR from the coding sequence GTGAGGCTCGCCCATCGCCTCACCGGCGGCCGGGACGGCGTACCCGTGCTCTTCCTCCACGGAGGAGGGCCCGGGTGCGCCAGCTATACCGACTTCCGCACCGCCGCGGCGGCGATCGCGCCGGAGCGGCCGCACCTGTTCGTCGACCTCGCCCAGTACGGCGCCTCCGAGGCGCCGCGCCACAGCGAGCCGGCGTTCGACTACCACGTGCGTCAGCTGACGGCGACGCTGGACCTCCTGGAGATCCCGCACGTCGACGTCGTGGCCCAGTCGCTGGGCGGATCGGTCGCGATGCTGATGGCCGCCACGTCACCGGAACGGGTCGGACGCCTCGTGGCGACCGGCAGCCAGCCGGTCCCCGACGACCGATCGGACACCTCGTTGGCCGTCCAAGCGCGCTCGCGCTACTACGGCGGCGAGGGGCCGACCTGGCTGAAGATGCGCGAGCTGATGGCGCAGCTCGAGTGGTGCGACGGCAGCCGGATCCCGGAGGTCACCGTGCGTGAGCGGTACGGCTCCAGCATCACCCCCTGGGCGATGGCGGTGGCCGACGGCACCGGCCGCGGCACCCCGCAGAGCCTCGACGCGCAGATCCCCGCGGTGGGTGCGCCCACGCTCCTGGTCTGGGGCGCGCAGGATCCGTTCGCGTCGCCGGCGTACGCCGCCACCATCACCGGGAGGATGCCACGGGGGGAGCTGGTGGTCCTCGACGAGACCGCCCACCACCCCCAGGCCGAACGTCCCGACGACTATGCCCGTGTAGTGAACGAGTTCCTCGACCGGAAGGACCACCGATGA
- a CDS encoding Rieske 2Fe-2S domain-containing protein codes for MTITSGEQRVAKRRARTEKPTEPKPESPGNDWSFWPTYDSASLGFRNYWYPLMWAEQIGDKPVPVTLLGEKIMLIRDGDDIRALHDRCPHRGVPLSLGRRQYEGTISCPYHGWTYKLDSGKMCAALTDGPSSPINNKISVRTYPVEQRLGLVWVYVGDGEAPPVERDIPAELIENDFAVGGRWDIRQGNWRFAAENGFDEGHAKYLHNTALWRLFKVMPAWNETRIVEEDSWLIRVQDAVHWEADFPGLGKWTNKRWYKRMPLPDAPGKAEDINPVIKSLDIPGFVSIRLPGLLRVAYPHFIHYEWYVPVDEDNVRYVQLMVRFEKGLKAAAFKAKYLGAIRWLFHGQFTAQDAWMVDVMDAPPEKLYRPDLSLTAWRRHIEKVAPVAQQDPTVRVIK; via the coding sequence ATGACCATCACTTCAGGCGAGCAGCGCGTCGCCAAGCGCCGCGCCCGTACGGAGAAGCCGACCGAGCCGAAGCCCGAGTCCCCGGGCAACGACTGGTCCTTCTGGCCGACCTACGACTCCGCGTCGCTGGGGTTCCGCAACTACTGGTACCCGCTGATGTGGGCCGAGCAGATCGGCGACAAGCCGGTCCCGGTGACGCTGCTGGGCGAGAAGATCATGCTCATCCGCGACGGCGACGACATCCGGGCGCTGCATGACCGGTGCCCGCACCGTGGTGTGCCGCTGTCGCTGGGCCGTCGTCAGTACGAGGGCACGATCAGCTGCCCGTACCACGGCTGGACCTACAAGCTGGACAGCGGGAAGATGTGCGCCGCGCTCACGGACGGGCCGAGCTCCCCGATCAACAACAAGATCTCGGTGCGCACCTACCCCGTCGAGCAGCGCCTCGGTCTGGTCTGGGTGTACGTCGGCGACGGCGAGGCACCGCCGGTGGAGCGGGACATCCCCGCCGAGCTGATCGAGAACGACTTCGCGGTCGGTGGCCGCTGGGACATCCGCCAGGGCAACTGGCGCTTCGCCGCTGAGAACGGCTTCGACGAGGGCCACGCGAAGTACCTGCACAACACCGCGCTCTGGCGGCTGTTCAAGGTGATGCCGGCGTGGAACGAGACCAGGATCGTCGAGGAGGACAGCTGGCTGATCCGCGTCCAGGACGCCGTGCACTGGGAGGCCGACTTCCCGGGCCTGGGCAAGTGGACCAACAAGCGCTGGTACAAGCGCATGCCGCTGCCCGACGCCCCGGGCAAGGCGGAGGACATCAACCCCGTCATCAAGAGCCTGGACATCCCCGGCTTCGTCTCGATCCGGCTCCCCGGACTGCTGCGCGTGGCCTACCCGCACTTCATCCACTACGAGTGGTACGTGCCGGTCGACGAGGACAACGTCCGCTACGTCCAGCTGATGGTCCGCTTCGAGAAGGGCCTGAAGGCCGCCGCGTTCAAGGCGAAGTACCTCGGCGCGATCCGCTGGCTGTTCCACGGCCAGTTCACCGCCCAGGACGCGTGGATGGTCGACGTCATGGACGCCCCGCCGGAGAAGCTGTACCGCCCGGACCTGTCCCTGACGGCGTGGCGGCGCCACATCGAGAAGGTCGCGCCCGTCGCCCAGCAGGACCCGACGGTCCGTGTCATCAAGTGA
- a CDS encoding MmgE/PrpD family protein — MTADGSLTGAEIASITHRSGSAPDAARQRAVLELVDAVACMRLGASHPLVTEVAAAEAWLQAGPHASFAARDLGLEQAVRLDALACHVDELDSIEPASAVVPAALIIPAALHVAVWRGVSGDVLVNAILAGYDVVTTCGRALGGPEAYRHGWWPSSTVGALGAAAAVGVVLALDEQQQAAASGIAAARTGGLLSDDELGAGHYLAAADASVAGMRAALLAERGLGASATYFAGPIARAMPSWRAAVAPAPGAGVTATLVKPFPCARPLQGVAAALQDTHLPLERVTAVVVELPEPLLRFVSSAIEVPDATAAAASLAHVFAAALDGRVADARFYRAAALPDPARLPTLELRPLPDAPAGSWGCRVHLRTDTGETDVLERQPPSVRDDAIIAKSRRTLTDAGVPRAVADEVLGDLLVIDTCQDLSSLELQARLTPTNG; from the coding sequence ATGACCGCTGACGGGAGCCTGACCGGTGCGGAGATCGCCTCGATCACGCACCGGTCGGGCTCGGCGCCGGACGCGGCTCGGCAGCGCGCGGTGCTGGAGCTCGTCGACGCGGTCGCGTGCATGCGGCTGGGCGCCTCCCATCCGCTCGTCACCGAGGTCGCGGCTGCCGAAGCGTGGCTGCAGGCCGGCCCCCATGCGTCGTTCGCGGCGCGCGACCTCGGACTCGAGCAAGCCGTCCGCCTGGACGCCCTCGCGTGTCACGTGGACGAGCTCGACAGCATCGAGCCGGCCTCCGCCGTCGTACCCGCAGCACTGATCATCCCCGCCGCCCTGCACGTCGCGGTCTGGCGCGGGGTCTCCGGCGACGTGCTCGTGAACGCCATCCTGGCCGGGTACGACGTCGTTACCACGTGCGGAAGGGCGCTCGGCGGGCCCGAGGCCTACCGCCACGGTTGGTGGCCGAGCTCCACGGTCGGGGCGCTGGGCGCCGCCGCCGCGGTCGGGGTCGTGCTCGCCCTCGACGAGCAGCAGCAGGCGGCGGCTTCGGGCATCGCCGCTGCGCGCACCGGTGGCCTGCTCTCCGATGACGAGCTCGGGGCGGGTCACTACCTTGCGGCGGCCGACGCCAGCGTCGCAGGCATGCGCGCGGCCCTCCTGGCGGAGCGGGGCTTAGGTGCCTCCGCCACCTACTTCGCCGGTCCGATCGCCCGCGCGATGCCGTCGTGGCGAGCCGCGGTCGCACCGGCGCCGGGCGCCGGGGTCACCGCGACGCTCGTCAAGCCGTTCCCCTGTGCGCGCCCGCTGCAGGGGGTCGCCGCTGCCCTCCAGGACACCCACCTGCCGCTCGAGCGCGTCACCGCGGTGGTGGTCGAGCTTCCGGAGCCGCTGCTGCGGTTCGTGTCGAGCGCCATCGAGGTGCCCGACGCCACCGCCGCGGCCGCCAGCCTGGCCCATGTGTTCGCGGCAGCCCTCGACGGCCGGGTTGCCGACGCGCGGTTCTATCGCGCCGCCGCGCTGCCCGACCCGGCGCGCCTCCCGACCCTCGAGCTCCGGCCCCTCCCCGACGCGCCCGCCGGCTCCTGGGGGTGCCGGGTCCACCTCCGCACGGACACCGGCGAGACGGATGTCCTCGAACGGCAACCGCCGAGCGTGCGGGACGACGCGATCATCGCGAAGAGCCGACGCACCCTGACCGACGCCGGAGTCCCCCGGGCGGTCGCGGACGAGGTCCTGGGTGATCTCCTCGTAATCGACACGTGTCAAGACCTGAGCTCGCTCGAGCTGCAAGCACGCCTCACGCCGACGAACGGATGA